One genomic region from Pecten maximus chromosome 5, xPecMax1.1, whole genome shotgun sequence encodes:
- the LOC117328347 gene encoding zinc finger MYM-type protein 1-like: MEYGVRRQFNVDWLKNYNWLRYSVSEDSVYCAPCFLFGSRNVDAREKTLVSTAVTKWSNLGKYIKRHIISKCHDGACNSADQFMRIHNGKEPSVLSQLDSGHAALVKRNRHSLQAIIEVIMLCGRQNISLRSHDDENSNFMVLLKDRAVRDPLLKAHLESISSPKYTSPAIQNEIIGLCEQAIREHIVEKCNNAVCYSFLADEATDASTMEQIAMVVRFYSESDKMVREDFIGFVTAESTTGEALATKFIDGQRNAGLNIHKMRGQGYDGASNMSGRHRGVQARIKEVVPEAIYIHCKAHSLNLAIVHACREVLVRNMFDTVQQIGFSFNYSAKRLLAFQETLQNDAVAKEEMAKRTKLQNLCETRWASRADALYTFKSAFSTIVDSLEVLEHEGDSKARSYRCSILKFDFIISLVAVEFVIQSILPLNKLLQGKECDLVEASKEASVLIAQLRAERMDDDVWDALYQKAIDLASPHDVRPSRPRIGGRQEHRPNQPAETVSEYWKRALYIPFMDHLTMELQDRLLSANYRFLAQYLIPSLLGQLTAGHVDEIYEGYKTDLSGDRELFRREISRWRTKWSVADDPKPVDLLTTILATNRELYPDIFTCLVILLTMPVSTASAERSFSVMQRVKTYLRSTMSTTRLSGLAMLHSYRHMQLDIEDILDKFAGKKGRTMDFF; encoded by the coding sequence ATGGAGTACGGTGTTCGTAGACAGTTCAACGTGGATTGGTTGAAAAATTATAATTGGCTTCGGTATTCAGTGTCCGAAGACTCAGTATACTGTGCACCATGCTTCCTGTTTGGCTCTCGCAATGTCGACGCAAGAGAGAAAACGTTAGTATCAACTGCCGTGACGAAATGGTCAAATTTGGGGAAATACATCAAAAGGCATATCATAAGTAAATGTCATGACGGAGCCTGTAACAGTGCAGATCAGTTCATGAGAATCCATAATGGTAAAGAACCTAGTGTTCTCAGTCAGCTGGATAGCGGTCATGCTGCTCTTGTCAAGAGGAATCGACATTCCCTTCAAGCCATTATTGAAGTCATCATGCTTTGCGGCAGACAGAATATATCCCTCAGGAGCCACGATGACGAAAACAGTAATTTTATGGTGCTCTTGAAAGATCGTGCAGTAAGGGATCCTCTTTTGAAGGCACATTTAGAGAGCATATCTTCACCCAAATACACATCCCCGgcaatacaaaatgaaataataggACTGTGTGAACAGGCTATTCGCGAACACATAGTTGAAAAGTGCAACAACGCTGTGTGCTATTCTTTTCTAGCCGACGAAGCAACAGATGCTTCTACAATGGAACAGATCGCCATGGTGGTGCGCTTTTATTCCGAGTCTGATAAGATGGTACGAGAGGATTTCATCGGTTTTGTCACAGCAGAATCAACAACTGGCGAGGCACTTGCGACGAAATTCATTGACGGACAAAGGAATGCTGGATTGAACATTCATAAAATGAGGGGACAGGGATACGATGGGGCTAGTAATATGTCAGGGCGTCACAGGGGTGTCCAGGCTAGGATTAAGGAGGTAGTTCCCGAAGCCATATACATCCACTGTAAAGCACACTCGTTGAATCTGGCAATTGTACATGCATGTAGGGAAGTTCTCGTGCGGAATATGTTTGATACTGTCCAGCAAATTGGCTTTTCTTTCAATTATTCAGCGAAGAGGCTTTTGGCATTCCAAGAAACTCTGCAAAACGATGCCGTAGCTAAAGAGGAGATGGCAAAGCGCACCAAACTCCAAAACTTGTGCGAAACCAGATGGGCCAGTAGAGCGGACGCGCTATACACCTTCAAGTCAGCCTTCTCGACAATCGTTGATTCGTTGGAAGTACTTGAGCACGAGGGCGACTCAAAAGCCAGAAGCTACCGCTGTAGTATCCTAAAATTCGACTTCATCATCTCGCTAGTAGCCGTCGAGTTTGTTATCCAAAGCATTCTACCACTCAACAAATTGTTGCAAGGCAAAGAGTGCGATCTTGTGGAAGCCTCGAAGGAAGCCAGCGTGTTGATTGCACAGCTTAGGGCAGAGCGCATGGATGATGATGTTTGGGACGCCCTATACCAAAAGGCAATTGACCTCGCCAGTCCACATGACGTTCGTCCGTCACGACCGCGAATCGGCGGCAGACAAGAACACAGACCTAACCAACCTGCGGAGACAGTCTCTGAGTATTGGAAACGGGCGTTATACATACCATTTATGGATCATCTGACCATGGAATTGCAAGATCGCCTGCTGTCAGCAAATTATCGGTTCCTCGCACAATATCTCATACCGAGCTTACTGGGACAGTTGACAGCAGGACACGTAGATGAGATCTACGAGGGGTATAAGACTGACCTAAGCGGTGACAGGGAATTGTTTCGTAGAGAGATCTCACGATGGAGAACAAAGTGGTCCGTAGCAGATGATCCCAAACCCGTCGACCTTCTCACCACAATCTTGGCAACAAACCGCGAGTTATACCCAGACATTTTCACATGCTTGGTCATTCTGCTGACGATGCCCGTATCAACTGCTTCGGCAGAAAGATCCTTTAGTGTGATGCAGCGCGTGAAAACGTACCTCAGGTCGACAATGTCGACTACCCGCCTCTCTGGACTAGCCATGTTGCATTCGTACAGACATATGCAATTGGATATCGAAGATATTCTCGATAAGTTTGCTGGGAAAAAAGGCCGGacaatggattttttttaa